GCCGCCGGTCGTGCACGGGCAGCTCAACCGTCACGGAGTCGTCGCGCGACTCTTGCCAGGGATGCACGTCGAAGCGCACCCAGTCGGCGCCGTCGCGGGTGAACTCCTCGCAGCGGAACACGTGCAGTGATGAGGTGCGGGCGCCGGTGTCGAGCTTCGCCTTGATCCACGGCACGGGCACCTCGGGCAAGCAAACCCACTCGCGCCACCCCGCCGGGATGCTTGAATGGGTCGCTCTGGCCACCTCGCCATCATGTCAGGACGGAACCGTGAAACTCGCCATCCTCTCCCGTGCGCCGCACGCCTACTCGACGCAGCGACTGCGGGCCGCCGCGCTCGACCGGGGCCACGACGTGAAGGTGTTGAACACGCTGAAGTTCGCGATCGATCTCTCGAGCGATGAACCCGACCTGCAGTTTCGGGGGAAGCCTTTGTCGAGCTACGACGCCGTGCTCCCCCGCATCGGCAGCTCCATCACGTACTTCGGCACGGCCGTCGTGCGGCAGTTCGAGCAGATGGACGTCTACACGCCGAACACCGCCAACGGCATCATGAACGCCCGCGACAAGCTGCGGGCGACGCAGATTCTGTCTCGACACAACATCGGGATGCCCGCCACCGCTTTCGTGCGCAACCGCGCGGACGTGCGCCCCGCGATCGAGCGAGTGGGTGGCGCCCCGGTCGTCATCAAGCTGCTGGAGGGCACCCAGGGGATCGGCGTGATTCTCGCCCCCCAGGTGAAGGTCGCCGAGGCGATCATCGAGACGCTGCACTCAACAAACCAGAACGTGCTGATTCAGAGCTTCATCTCGGAGAGTCGGGGCCGCGACATCCGAGCGCTCGTCATCGGCGACCGCGTAGTCGCGGCGATGCGTCGTACGGCGGCGGGCGACGAGTTCCGCTCGAACGTGCACCGCGGCGGCAGCGTCGAGGCCGTCGAGCTCAGCCCTGAGTATGAGCGCGCCGCCGTGCGCAGTGCCCAGATCATGGGACTGCGCGTCGCCGGCGTCGACATGCTCGAGGGCAACGATGGCCCTCTCGTGATGGAGGTCAATTCCTCGCCGGGACTCCAGGGAATCGAAGCGGCGACGAAGTTGGATGTCGCGGGCGCCATCATCGACTACATCTCGGGCGAGGTCGCCTTCCCCGACATCGACGTGCGCCAGCGGCTGAGCGTGTCGACGGGCTACGGCGTCGCCGAGCTGCACGTGCACGCGGGCGCCGACATCGTCGGCAAGAGCCTCGGCGACTCGGGCCTGCTCGAGCGCGACATCACGGTGCTCACGATCAATCGCGGGATCAGCGTGATCCCGAACCCGAAGCGCAGCCAGGTGCTCGAGGCCGAAGATCGACTGCTGTGTTTCGGCAAGATGGACGAGATGCGCTCGATGATTCCGACGCGCCGGCGCAGAGCAAAAGTGCGGCGCCTTCCGAAGCAAGCGCGCCTCGAGAACTAGCCCCGAGCATCCGCGTCGCGTCCGTTCAGTCGTCGCTGGCGTGCTGCTCGAGGAAGCGGTAGACCTCCTGGTCATCGACGCCGGGGAATGTTCCGCTCGGCAGCGGCGAGAGGATGTGCGCGTGCAGGCGGGCGCTCGTCCACACTTTGCCGCCCCAACGGCCCGTTAACTCGTTGTCGGGCAGTGTGCAGCACGCGGGGTCGGGGCACGTCGACACCTGGCGCTGCGTCGTCTCGCGGCCGCGGAACCACTTCGCCTGGGCAAACGGCACGCCCACCGTGATCGAGAATTCGCTGCCTGTTCCGGTGCCGGTCTGCGTCGACTCCCAGAACGTGCCTTCGGGGGTGTCGGTGTACTGGTAGAACTCGGTCGTGCGGTTGGTGCGGGTGAAGGCGACGCGCGCACTCCACTTGCGGCAGACCGGCTGCCCTTCGGTGGAGCCGGTGACGTCGACGGGCAGCCGCAGCCCGTCGTTCTCGTACGCCTTGTAGACGGCGCCGTCATCGCCGACCCGCAGAAAGTGCAGCTGTAGGTCGAGGTGGCTCGTGGCGAGGTTCGTAAAGCGCAGCGCCGCCGCCTCGTGGGTGACGCCGAACGCGTCGCGGAAATCTTCGACCGCGATGTTGCGGTCGCTCTTGGCCTGCTGCAGGAAGGCGACCGACTGGGTGAGCGGCATGAGGCACGCCGCCGCGAAGTAGTTGATCTCGAGCCGCTGGTGCAAGAAGTCGGCGTATGTTTCGGGCACCTCGTGGCCGAGCATCCGGTGTGCCATCGCCTGCAGCGCCATCGAACGCAGACCGTGCCCGCCGGGGATCGAGGCCGGGGGCAAGTAGATGCGACCGTTTTCGAGGTCGGTGATGCTGCGCGCCGAGCGCGGCAGGTCGTTCGCGTACACCAGCTCGAAGCCGAGCCGCTTCGCCAT
The sequence above is a segment of the Microcella alkaliphila genome. Coding sequences within it:
- a CDS encoding ATP-dependent zinc protease, which gives rise to MARATHSSIPAGWREWVCLPEVPVPWIKAKLDTGARTSSLHVFRCEEFTRDGADWVRFDVHPWQESRDDSVTVELPVHDRRRVRSSSGHAEERIVVLMTIRMLERTFAAEVTLTNRDAMGFRMLIGRQALRQGFTVDSARSYLGGKAPKPVRRANRGR
- a CDS encoding RimK family alpha-L-glutamate ligase, which gives rise to MKLAILSRAPHAYSTQRLRAAALDRGHDVKVLNTLKFAIDLSSDEPDLQFRGKPLSSYDAVLPRIGSSITYFGTAVVRQFEQMDVYTPNTANGIMNARDKLRATQILSRHNIGMPATAFVRNRADVRPAIERVGGAPVVIKLLEGTQGIGVILAPQVKVAEAIIETLHSTNQNVLIQSFISESRGRDIRALVIGDRVVAAMRRTAAGDEFRSNVHRGGSVEAVELSPEYERAAVRSAQIMGLRVAGVDMLEGNDGPLVMEVNSSPGLQGIEAATKLDVAGAIIDYISGEVAFPDIDVRQRLSVSTGYGVAELHVHAGADIVGKSLGDSGLLERDITVLTINRGISVIPNPKRSQVLEAEDRLLCFGKMDEMRSMIPTRRRRAKVRRLPKQARLEN
- a CDS encoding helix-turn-helix domain-containing protein — its product is MGDLVTLGQRIRHFRQEAGLTLDQVGEQVGTAASQLSLIENGRREPRVTLLGEIAKALGVTVPDLLDETPPSPRAALEIELDRLQRSALYARLGLPPVRPGRTLGDDVLEALVGLHRELVDRERRSIATPEEARRANTELRHRMREKNNYLPDLEELAENLVRSSGHVSGAITHREVGLMAKRLGFELVYANDLPRSARSITDLENGRIYLPPASIPGGHGLRSMALQAMAHRMLGHEVPETYADFLHQRLEINYFAAACLMPLTQSVAFLQQAKSDRNIAVEDFRDAFGVTHEAAALRFTNLATSHLDLQLHFLRVGDDGAVYKAYENDGLRLPVDVTGSTEGQPVCRKWSARVAFTRTNRTTEFYQYTDTPEGTFWESTQTGTGTGSEFSITVGVPFAQAKWFRGRETTQRQVSTCPDPACCTLPDNELTGRWGGKVWTSARLHAHILSPLPSGTFPGVDDQEVYRFLEQHASDD